Proteins found in one Serratia plymuthica genomic segment:
- a CDS encoding peroxiredoxin C, translating into MVLVTRQAPDFTAAAVLGSGEIVENFNFKKHLNGKPAVLFFWPMDFTFVCPSELIAFDHRYEEFQKRGVEVVGVSFDSEFVHNAWRKTPVENGGIGEVKYAMVADIKREIQKAYGIEHPEAGVALRGSFLIDKDGVVRAQVVNDLPIGRNIDEMIRTVDALQFHEEHGEVCPAQWEKGKAGMGASPDGVAKYLSENASKL; encoded by the coding sequence ATGGTCCTGGTAACTCGTCAAGCCCCTGACTTCACTGCAGCTGCCGTACTGGGCAGCGGCGAAATCGTTGAAAACTTCAACTTTAAGAAGCACCTGAACGGCAAACCGGCCGTACTGTTCTTCTGGCCGATGGACTTCACCTTCGTATGTCCTTCTGAGCTGATCGCTTTCGATCACCGCTATGAAGAGTTCCAGAAGCGTGGCGTTGAAGTGGTTGGCGTTTCATTCGACTCAGAATTCGTTCACAACGCATGGCGTAAAACCCCTGTCGAAAATGGCGGCATCGGTGAAGTGAAATACGCCATGGTTGCTGACATCAAGCGTGAAATTCAGAAAGCTTACGGTATCGAGCACCCGGAAGCCGGCGTTGCGCTGCGCGGCTCTTTCCTGATCGACAAAGACGGTGTGGTTCGCGCTCAGGTTGTTAACGACCTGCCAATCGGCCGTAACATCGACGAAATGATCCGTACCGTTGATGCGCTGCAATTCCACGAAGAGCACGGCGAAGTGTGCCCGGCTCAGTGGGAAAAAGGCAAAGCAGGTATGGGCGCATCTCCAGACGGCGTAGCTAAATACCTGTCCGAGAACGCTTCCAAGCTGTAA
- a CDS encoding type II toxin-antitoxin system RelE/ParE family toxin produces MIKSFRHKGLKKFFETGSTAGIDAKQAKKISLRLSVLDLAKEINDVDLPGFFLHSLTGDRTGLWSITVTGNWRITFELSEGDIYIVNYEDYH; encoded by the coding sequence ATGATAAAAAGCTTCAGACATAAAGGACTCAAGAAATTCTTTGAAACTGGTTCAACGGCCGGCATCGACGCCAAACAGGCGAAAAAAATCAGCCTCCGGCTGAGCGTGTTGGATCTGGCTAAGGAAATCAATGATGTAGACCTCCCCGGATTCTTTCTTCATTCGCTGACGGGCGATCGAACAGGACTTTGGTCAATCACCGTCACGGGCAACTGGCGAATTACGTTTGAATTGTCCGAGGGGGATATCTATATCGTCAATTATGAGGATTATCACTGA
- a CDS encoding HigA family addiction module antitoxin, whose protein sequence is MNHMHNPPHPGELIKETMETLQLSARALARALDVAPSTVQRLITGKSDISPEMAIRLSIVIGSSEHVWMGMQDAYDLWHARQTIDLSKLRKLDFA, encoded by the coding sequence ATGAACCACATGCATAACCCGCCACATCCCGGAGAACTGATCAAGGAAACGATGGAGACATTGCAGCTTAGCGCGCGCGCCCTGGCCAGAGCGCTTGATGTAGCGCCATCAACGGTTCAACGTCTGATTACCGGCAAGTCCGATATCTCACCGGAAATGGCTATACGTTTATCGATTGTTATCGGCAGTTCCGAACATGTCTGGATGGGAATGCAGGATGCCTACGATCTCTGGCACGCCAGACAAACCATTGACCTATCGAAACTACGCAAACTGGATTTTGCCTGA
- a CDS encoding mechanosensitive ion channel family protein, which translates to MQQQITLWLERFGLEFSGVMSLLMVLGLIVLISVAIHLVLHRVVLAAIQRRGQQSQRVWQQALTRYKLFQRMALLLQGVIINLQAVLWLHGGETQAFIVTAAQVWIMAFALLSLFSLLDTLLAVLRQSPLSNQLPLRGIFQGLKLVAAILIGIMIVSLLMGKSPLLLLSGLGAMTAVLMLVFKDPILGLVAGIQLSANDMLKIGDWLEMPKYGADGAVTDIGLTTVKVRNWDNTVTTIPTYALISDSFKNWRSMSESGGRRIKRSINIDTTSVHFLSPEEQLRLNRNPLLQRYLNDKTQELSHYNQQSAVDLSSPLNGRRLTNLGTLRAYLVAYLRAHPKIHQSMTLMVRQMAPTPEGLPLEIYAFTNTTVWAEYESIQADIFDHILAVINEFDLRVHQTPTGNDMRSMLSQMRAATDVS; encoded by the coding sequence ATGCAACAACAGATAACACTGTGGCTGGAGAGATTCGGGCTGGAATTCAGCGGGGTGATGTCTCTGCTGATGGTGCTCGGGCTGATCGTCCTGATTTCGGTGGCCATTCATCTGGTGCTGCACCGCGTAGTGCTGGCGGCAATCCAGCGCCGTGGCCAGCAGTCGCAGCGCGTATGGCAACAAGCGCTCACCCGGTACAAGCTGTTTCAGCGCATGGCGCTGTTGCTGCAAGGGGTCATCATCAATCTGCAGGCCGTGCTGTGGTTGCACGGCGGCGAGACGCAGGCGTTCATCGTCACCGCCGCGCAGGTCTGGATCATGGCCTTTGCCCTGCTGTCGCTGTTTTCGCTGCTGGATACGCTGCTGGCGGTGTTGCGCCAAAGCCCGCTGTCGAATCAACTGCCGCTGCGCGGCATTTTCCAGGGGCTGAAACTGGTAGCCGCCATTCTGATCGGCATCATGATCGTTTCATTGCTGATGGGCAAATCGCCATTGCTGCTGCTCAGCGGCCTGGGCGCGATGACCGCGGTGCTGATGCTGGTGTTCAAGGACCCCATACTCGGGCTGGTGGCCGGCATTCAGCTTTCCGCCAACGATATGCTGAAAATCGGCGACTGGCTGGAGATGCCGAAATACGGGGCCGACGGCGCGGTCACCGACATCGGCCTGACCACGGTAAAAGTGCGTAACTGGGACAACACCGTCACGACCATTCCCACCTATGCGCTGATCTCAGATTCCTTCAAGAATTGGCGCTCAATGTCGGAATCCGGCGGGCGGCGCATCAAGCGCAGCATCAATATCGATACTACCAGCGTGCATTTTCTGTCCCCGGAAGAGCAACTGCGCCTGAATCGCAACCCGCTGCTGCAGCGTTATCTGAACGATAAAACGCAAGAACTGAGCCACTATAATCAGCAGAGTGCCGTGGATCTCAGCTCGCCGCTCAACGGCCGCCGCCTGACCAACCTCGGCACGCTGCGCGCCTACCTGGTGGCTTACCTGCGCGCGCACCCCAAGATTCATCAGAGCATGACGCTGATGGTGCGCCAAATGGCGCCGACGCCGGAGGGCTTGCCGCTGGAGATTTACGCCTTCACCAACACCACGGTGTGGGCGGAATACGAGAGCATTCAGGCCGATATCTTTGACCATATTCTGGCGGTGATTAACGAGTTCGATCTGCGCGTGCATCAAACGCCCACCGGCAACGACATGCGTAGCATGCTGAGCCAAATGCGAGCGGCGACGGACGTTTCCTGA
- the queA gene encoding tRNA preQ1(34) S-adenosylmethionine ribosyltransferase-isomerase QueA, whose translation MRVADFSFELPESLIAHYPQPERSGCRLLQLDGPSGALTHGVFTDLLDNLEAGDLLVFNNTRVIPARMFGRKVSGGKIEVLVERVLDDHRVLAHVRASKAPKPGAELLLGDDESVAATMVARHDTLFELRFNDERDVFAILNAVGHMPLPPYIDRPDEDADRELYQTVYSEKPGAVAAPTAGLHFDEPLLAALRAKGVEMAFVTLHVGAGTFQPVRVETIEEHVMHAEYAEVPQDVVDAVLACKARGKRVVAVGTTSVRSLESAANASKDALIAPFFGDTSIFIFPGYHYQVIDALVTNFHLPESTLIMLVSAFAGYKNTMHAYQQAVAEQYRFFSYGDAMFISRNPQAEHESVGK comes from the coding sequence ATGCGCGTCGCCGATTTTTCCTTTGAACTTCCCGAGTCCCTGATTGCCCATTATCCTCAGCCTGAGCGCAGCGGTTGCCGTTTGCTGCAGCTGGACGGGCCGAGCGGGGCGCTGACGCACGGCGTATTCACCGATCTGCTGGACAACCTGGAAGCCGGTGATCTGCTGGTATTCAACAACACCCGCGTGATCCCGGCGCGCATGTTTGGCCGCAAGGTCAGCGGCGGCAAGATTGAAGTGCTGGTTGAGCGCGTGCTGGACGATCATCGGGTGTTGGCGCACGTGCGCGCTTCAAAAGCGCCGAAGCCGGGCGCAGAACTGCTGCTGGGCGATGACGAAAGCGTTGCCGCCACCATGGTGGCACGCCACGATACGCTGTTCGAATTGCGCTTCAACGATGAACGCGATGTGTTCGCCATCCTCAATGCCGTTGGCCATATGCCGCTGCCGCCGTATATCGATCGGCCGGATGAAGACGCCGACCGCGAGCTTTATCAGACGGTTTACAGCGAGAAGCCGGGTGCCGTTGCGGCGCCGACCGCCGGGCTGCACTTCGATGAGCCGCTGCTGGCGGCGTTGCGCGCGAAGGGCGTCGAGATGGCGTTTGTCACTCTGCATGTGGGCGCGGGCACCTTCCAGCCGGTGCGGGTGGAAACCATCGAAGAGCACGTGATGCACGCCGAATACGCGGAAGTGCCGCAGGATGTGGTTGACGCGGTGCTGGCCTGCAAGGCACGGGGCAAGCGCGTAGTCGCGGTGGGAACCACCTCGGTACGTTCGCTGGAAAGCGCGGCCAACGCCAGCAAGGATGCGCTGATTGCGCCGTTCTTCGGCGATACCAGCATCTTTATCTTCCCGGGTTACCACTATCAGGTGATCGACGCGCTGGTGACCAATTTCCACCTGCCGGAGTCGACGTTGATTATGTTGGTATCCGCCTTCGCCGGTTATAAAAACACCATGCACGCCTATCAGCAGGCGGTGGCCGAGCAGTACCGTTTCTTCAGCTATGGCGATGCGATGTTCATCAGCCGTAATCCGCAGGCGGAACACGAGTCCGTCGGCAAATAA
- the yajC gene encoding preprotein translocase subunit YajC: MSFFISDAVASAGAPAQGSPYSLIIMLVVFGLIFYFMILRPQQKRAKEHKKLMDSIGKGDEVLTTGGLIGRVTKVADTGIIAIALNDTTEVMIKRDFVAAVLPKGTMKAL, from the coding sequence ATGAGCTTTTTCATTTCTGACGCCGTCGCATCCGCAGGGGCCCCGGCTCAGGGAAGCCCGTACTCTCTGATCATTATGCTGGTCGTGTTTGGTCTGATTTTCTATTTCATGATCCTGCGCCCACAGCAAAAACGCGCCAAAGAGCACAAGAAGCTGATGGACTCGATTGGCAAGGGTGATGAAGTGCTGACCACCGGTGGCCTGATTGGCCGCGTGACCAAAGTGGCTGACACCGGCATCATCGCCATTGCGCTGAACGACACCACGGAAGTGATGATCAAGCGTGACTTCGTGGCGGCCGTTCTGCCGAAAGGTACCATGAAGGCCCTGTAA
- a CDS encoding ACP phosphodiesterase, which translates to MNFLAHLHLAQLAESSLLGNLLADFVRGNPAGEYNPEVVAGIMMHRRVDVLTDSLPQVKVCRDFFSDEHRRVAPITLDVVWDHFLARHWQQLEPSLSLRSFTQEARSQIVPHLPLTPPRFQNLNGYLWQERWLERYAELPFIGTVLAGMASRRPRLAALAGSFADVERHYHQLETQFWQFYPQMMQQAKDKKL; encoded by the coding sequence ATGAACTTCCTTGCACATCTCCATTTGGCTCAGTTGGCGGAAAGCTCGCTGCTGGGCAACCTGTTGGCCGACTTCGTGCGCGGCAACCCCGCAGGCGAGTACAATCCCGAGGTAGTGGCCGGCATAATGATGCACCGCCGCGTCGACGTACTGACCGACAGCCTGCCCCAGGTGAAAGTCTGTCGTGACTTCTTCAGTGACGAACACCGCCGCGTGGCGCCCATCACGCTCGACGTGGTGTGGGATCATTTCCTGGCGCGCCACTGGCAACAGTTGGAACCCTCCCTCAGCCTGCGCAGCTTTACCCAAGAGGCCCGCAGCCAGATCGTTCCGCATTTGCCGCTGACGCCGCCGCGCTTTCAGAACTTAAACGGGTATTTATGGCAGGAACGTTGGCTGGAGCGCTACGCCGAGCTGCCGTTTATCGGCACCGTGCTGGCCGGCATGGCCAGCCGCCGTCCCCGTCTGGCGGCTCTGGCCGGCTCTTTCGCCGACGTGGAGCGCCACTATCATCAGCTTGAAACACAGTTCTGGCAGTTTTATCCGCAGATGATGCAGCAGGCAAAAGACAAAAAGCTTTAA
- the ggt gene encoding gamma-glutamyltransferase translates to MFLQKWSKPLTMAALLVSSSLYAASNPAVEAKNGMVVTSQHLASQVGVDILKLGGNAIDAAVAVGYAQAVVNPCCGNIGGGGFMTVHLADGTDTFINFRETAPAAASANMYLDAEGNVKKGASLYGYLAAGVPGTVLGMETARQKYGKLSREQVMGPAIKLAREGFVLTRADTDILDTTVARFKQDPESAKIFLRPDGSALQPGDRLVQSDLANTLEAIAKDGPDAFYKGKIPQAVEAAAKQGGGILTASDFANYKVTETPPITCSYRGYKFVSAPPPSSGGVTLCEILNVVEGYDLKSMGFNSAAAIHTLTEAMRHAYMDRNTYLGDPEFIKNPIDRLVSKSYAEEIRKKIVADKATPSENVQPGMEPHEKPETTHYSIVDHDGNAVSTTYTVNGRFGAVVIAPGTGFFLNDEMDDFTVKVGEKNLYGLVQGTANSIAPGKRPLSSMSPTLVTKDNKIFMVLGSPGGSRIITITLQTALNVIDHGMAPQEAVDAPRIHHQWLPDEVYYEQRGVSADTLKLLGGMGYKMVEQTPWGAAELILVGLPGAAGVSPANSGNDSAVSGKVREGYLYGANDVRRPAGSAVGY, encoded by the coding sequence ATGTTTTTACAGAAATGGAGCAAGCCGCTGACCATGGCGGCGCTGCTGGTCAGCAGCAGCCTGTACGCCGCCTCCAACCCGGCGGTCGAAGCCAAAAATGGCATGGTAGTGACATCGCAACATCTCGCCTCGCAGGTGGGCGTCGATATCCTCAAGTTGGGCGGCAACGCCATTGATGCCGCAGTAGCGGTCGGTTATGCGCAGGCGGTGGTTAACCCCTGCTGCGGCAACATCGGCGGCGGCGGTTTTATGACGGTACACCTGGCCGACGGTACCGACACCTTTATCAACTTCCGTGAAACCGCTCCGGCGGCAGCCAGCGCCAACATGTACCTGGATGCCGAAGGCAACGTGAAAAAAGGCGCCAGCCTGTATGGCTACCTGGCGGCGGGCGTGCCGGGCACCGTGCTGGGCATGGAAACCGCACGCCAGAAATACGGCAAGCTGAGCCGCGAGCAGGTGATGGGGCCGGCGATCAAACTGGCGCGCGAAGGCTTTGTACTGACCCGTGCCGATACAGATATTCTCGATACCACCGTCGCCCGCTTCAAACAGGACCCGGAATCCGCCAAGATCTTCCTGCGCCCGGACGGCAGCGCACTGCAACCGGGCGACCGTCTGGTGCAGAGCGATCTGGCCAACACCCTGGAAGCCATCGCCAAAGACGGCCCGGACGCCTTCTATAAGGGCAAGATCCCGCAGGCCGTGGAGGCCGCAGCCAAACAAGGCGGCGGCATCCTGACGGCGAGCGACTTCGCCAACTACAAAGTGACCGAAACGCCGCCCATTACCTGCAGCTACCGTGGCTATAAATTTGTTTCCGCACCGCCACCCAGTTCCGGCGGCGTAACGCTGTGCGAAATCCTCAACGTGGTCGAAGGTTATGATCTGAAAAGTATGGGCTTTAACTCGGCGGCGGCCATCCACACCCTGACCGAAGCGATGCGCCACGCCTATATGGACCGTAATACCTACCTTGGCGACCCGGAATTCATCAAGAACCCGATCGATCGCTTGGTCAGCAAGAGCTACGCCGAAGAGATCCGCAAAAAAATTGTGGCAGACAAGGCCACGCCGTCGGAGAACGTGCAGCCGGGCATGGAGCCCCACGAGAAACCGGAAACCACCCACTATTCCATTGTCGATCATGACGGCAACGCAGTATCCACCACCTATACCGTCAACGGCCGCTTTGGCGCGGTCGTGATAGCCCCGGGTACAGGTTTCTTCCTTAACGATGAAATGGACGATTTTACCGTTAAGGTCGGCGAGAAAAACCTGTACGGACTGGTGCAGGGCACCGCCAACAGCATTGCCCCCGGTAAGCGCCCACTATCGTCGATGAGCCCGACGCTGGTGACCAAAGACAACAAAATCTTTATGGTGCTTGGCTCGCCGGGCGGTTCGCGCATCATCACCATCACCCTGCAGACCGCACTGAACGTGATCGACCACGGCATGGCGCCGCAGGAGGCGGTGGATGCCCCCCGCATTCACCATCAATGGCTGCCGGACGAAGTTTATTACGAGCAGCGTGGCGTTTCCGCCGATACGCTGAAACTCCTGGGCGGCATGGGGTACAAGATGGTTGAGCAAACGCCGTGGGGCGCCGCCGAACTGATTCTGGTGGGGCTGCCGGGTGCCGCCGGCGTCAGCCCAGCCAACTCCGGCAACGATTCGGCGGTTTCCGGCAAGGTACGCGAAGGTTATCTGTACGGCGCCAATGACGTGCGCCGCCCGGCAGGTTCAGCGGTAGGCTATTGA
- the proY gene encoding proline-specific permease ProY, producing the protein MQQQSPSAPVANKLKRGLSTRHIRFMALGSAIGTGLFYGSADAIKMAGPSVLLAYLIGGIVAFIIMRALGEMSVNNPQASSFSRYAQDYLGPMAGYITGWTYCFEILIVAIADVTAFGIYMGVWFPEVPHWIWVLSVVLVIGAINLMSVKVFGELEFWFSFFKVATIIIMIAAGIGIIIWGIGNGGQPTGIHNLWSNGGFFSNGFIGMILSLQLVMFAYGGIEIIGITAGEAKDPKTSIPKAINSVPWRILVFYVGTLFVIMSIYPWNQVGTNGSPFVLTFQHMGITLAAGILNFVVITASLSAINSDVFGVGRMLHGMAEQGHAPKMFSKVSKRGIPWVTVLVMMLALLLAVYLNYIMPENVFLVIASLATFATVWVWIMILCSQIAFRRSLSKEQVKKLAFPLRGGVFTSVVAIIFLAFIIGLIGYFPTTRVSLYAGLVWVVLLLAGYYFKVNRQKKRAVLAPQQD; encoded by the coding sequence ATGCAACAACAGTCACCCTCCGCCCCTGTGGCCAATAAGCTGAAGCGCGGTCTCAGCACGCGCCATATCCGCTTTATGGCTCTTGGCTCGGCCATCGGCACCGGTCTGTTCTACGGTTCGGCGGATGCCATTAAAATGGCCGGCCCGAGCGTTTTGCTGGCGTACCTGATTGGCGGTATCGTCGCCTTTATCATCATGCGCGCCTTGGGCGAGATGTCGGTCAACAACCCGCAGGCCAGCTCGTTCTCCCGCTACGCGCAGGACTACCTTGGCCCGATGGCCGGGTATATCACCGGCTGGACCTACTGTTTTGAAATCCTGATCGTCGCCATCGCCGACGTGACCGCGTTCGGCATTTATATGGGCGTCTGGTTCCCCGAGGTGCCGCACTGGATTTGGGTGCTGAGCGTGGTGCTGGTGATCGGCGCCATCAACCTGATGAGCGTGAAGGTGTTCGGTGAGCTGGAGTTCTGGTTCTCGTTCTTCAAGGTCGCCACCATCATCATCATGATCGCCGCCGGTATCGGCATCATCATTTGGGGGATTGGCAACGGCGGGCAACCGACCGGCATTCATAATCTGTGGTCCAACGGCGGCTTCTTCAGCAATGGCTTTATCGGCATGATCCTGTCGCTGCAACTCGTGATGTTCGCCTACGGCGGTATCGAGATCATCGGTATTACCGCCGGTGAGGCCAAGGACCCGAAAACGTCGATTCCCAAGGCCATCAACTCGGTGCCGTGGCGTATCCTGGTGTTCTACGTCGGTACGCTGTTCGTCATCATGTCGATTTATCCGTGGAACCAGGTGGGCACCAACGGCAGTCCCTTTGTGCTGACCTTCCAGCACATGGGCATTACCCTGGCCGCCGGCATCCTCAACTTTGTGGTGATCACCGCGTCGCTGTCGGCGATTAACAGCGATGTATTCGGCGTGGGCCGCATGCTGCACGGGATGGCCGAGCAGGGCCATGCGCCGAAGATGTTCAGCAAGGTGTCGAAGCGCGGCATTCCGTGGGTCACGGTGTTGGTGATGATGCTGGCGCTGCTGCTGGCGGTGTATCTCAACTACATCATGCCGGAAAACGTGTTCCTGGTGATTGCCTCGTTGGCGACCTTTGCCACCGTGTGGGTGTGGATCATGATCCTGTGCTCGCAGATTGCCTTCCGCCGCAGTCTGAGCAAAGAGCAGGTGAAAAAGCTGGCGTTCCCGCTGCGCGGCGGCGTGTTCACCTCTGTGGTCGCGATTATCTTCCTGGCGTTCATCATTGGCCTGATAGGCTACTTCCCGACGACCCGCGTTTCGTTGTACGCCGGCCTGGTGTGGGTTGTGCTGCTGCTGGCGGGTTACTACTTCAAGGTCAACCGCCAGAAGAAGCGGGCGGTTCTGGCGCCACAGCAGGATTGA
- the malZ gene encoding maltodextrin glucosidase: MLNAWHQPVPPFVVKKGQRLDITLWLQGDDVPERVFLRAEPDNEEWLLIMKAQGVEGRWRYQASLTLNEGEATRRYCFKLVWADRQQWFGPQGWSLIPPGQLAQFALDEPDRSPAWVADQIFYQIFPDRFAGSGGEHGIQNGSYRHHAAGCDVVRRDWQHPLEDLNAASTFYGGDLDGISQKLPYLQKLGVTALYLNPIFTAPSVHKYDTEDYYQVDPYFGGNAALQRLRVSTHKVGMKLVLDGVFNHTGDSHPWFDRHQQGDNGACHHPDSPYRGWFNFYPDGRALDWKGNASLPKLNFAEPQVAEKIYRGEGSVVRHWLRPPYSIDGWRLDVVHMLGENGGATGNLQHLAGIYQAVKQENPQAYVLGEHFGDARRWLHAGVEDAAMNYMGFALPVRGFLAGLDVAHHPVQIDAADCAQWMDGYRAGLPHGSQLIQFNQLDSHDTARFLTLLQGNQARMQMAAVWLMSWIGVPCLYYGDEIGLDGANDPFCRKPFPWDENQWDQNLLALCRRMAALRKQSLALRRGGCQVLHAVGETLVFVRIYQREQVLVALQRGGSGEVALPYSPLLAAGQWQRLEGHGELREEQNGMTLQLGEESVTLWRRVG, translated from the coding sequence ATGCTTAACGCCTGGCATCAACCGGTCCCGCCCTTTGTGGTGAAGAAGGGACAACGCCTGGATATCACGCTGTGGTTACAGGGTGATGATGTGCCTGAAAGGGTGTTTTTACGCGCCGAGCCGGATAACGAAGAATGGCTGCTGATCATGAAAGCGCAGGGCGTTGAGGGCCGGTGGCGTTATCAGGCCAGCCTGACGCTGAACGAAGGAGAGGCCACGCGGCGCTACTGCTTCAAGCTGGTGTGGGCCGATCGTCAGCAATGGTTCGGGCCGCAGGGTTGGTCGCTGATCCCGCCGGGCCAACTGGCGCAGTTTGCGCTCGACGAGCCTGACCGCAGCCCGGCCTGGGTGGCGGATCAGATATTTTATCAAATTTTCCCCGATCGTTTCGCCGGCAGCGGCGGTGAGCACGGCATCCAGAACGGCAGCTATCGCCATCACGCGGCCGGTTGCGACGTGGTGCGTCGCGACTGGCAGCATCCGCTGGAAGACCTGAATGCCGCTTCCACTTTTTATGGCGGCGATTTGGATGGCATCAGTCAAAAGCTGCCTTACCTGCAGAAGCTGGGCGTCACGGCGCTGTACCTGAATCCGATTTTCACCGCGCCAAGCGTGCATAAATACGACACCGAAGACTATTACCAGGTCGATCCCTATTTCGGTGGCAACGCCGCCTTGCAGCGTTTGCGAGTGAGTACTCACAAGGTTGGCATGAAACTGGTGCTGGACGGGGTGTTTAACCATACCGGCGATTCCCACCCCTGGTTTGATCGCCATCAGCAGGGCGACAACGGCGCCTGTCATCACCCGGATTCACCGTACCGCGGCTGGTTCAATTTCTACCCTGACGGCCGGGCGCTGGACTGGAAAGGTAACGCCAGCCTGCCGAAGCTCAATTTTGCCGAGCCTCAGGTGGCCGAGAAGATTTATCGCGGCGAGGGTAGCGTGGTGCGCCACTGGTTACGCCCACCCTACAGCATCGACGGTTGGCGGCTGGACGTAGTGCACATGCTGGGCGAGAACGGCGGTGCTACCGGCAATCTCCAACATCTTGCCGGCATTTATCAGGCGGTTAAACAGGAAAACCCGCAGGCCTACGTGCTGGGCGAACACTTTGGCGACGCGCGCCGCTGGCTGCATGCCGGCGTGGAAGACGCGGCGATGAACTATATGGGCTTCGCCCTGCCGGTAAGAGGGTTCCTTGCCGGGCTGGACGTGGCGCATCATCCGGTGCAGATCGATGCTGCGGACTGCGCGCAGTGGATGGACGGCTACCGTGCCGGGTTGCCGCACGGCAGCCAACTGATTCAGTTTAACCAGCTCGACAGCCATGATACTGCGCGCTTTCTGACCCTGTTGCAGGGCAATCAGGCACGCATGCAAATGGCGGCGGTGTGGCTGATGAGCTGGATTGGCGTTCCCTGCTTATATTATGGCGACGAGATTGGCCTGGATGGCGCCAACGACCCGTTCTGCCGCAAGCCGTTCCCGTGGGATGAGAACCAGTGGGATCAGAACCTGCTGGCGCTGTGCCGGCGAATGGCGGCGCTGCGCAAACAGAGCCTGGCGCTGCGTCGCGGTGGTTGCCAGGTGCTGCATGCCGTCGGTGAAACGCTGGTGTTCGTGCGCATTTATCAACGGGAACAGGTCTTGGTGGCGTTACAGCGTGGCGGCAGCGGTGAAGTGGCGTTGCCGTACAGCCCGCTGCTGGCCGCAGGCCAATGGCAGCGGCTGGAAGGGCATGGTGAGCTGAGAGAAGAGCAGAACGGCATGACGCTGCAACTGGGCGAAGAGTCGGTCACCTTGTGGCGACGGGTAGGCTAA
- the tgt gene encoding tRNA guanosine(34) transglycosylase Tgt has protein sequence MKYELQATDGRARRGRLIFERGVVETPAFMPVGTYGTVKGMTPEEVKETGAQILLGNTFHLWLRPGQEIMKLHGDLHDFMQWHGPILTDSGGFQVFSLGAMRKIKEEGVYFRNPINGDKVFLSPEKSMEIQYDLGSDIVMIFDECTPYPADWDYAKSSMEMSLRWAQRSRQRFDELNNKNALFGIIQGGVYEDLRDVSVKGLVDIGFDGYAVGGLAVGEPKEDMHRILEHVCPQIPEDKPRYLMGVGKPEDLVEGVRRGIDMFDCVMPTRNARNGHLFVTDGVVKIRNAKHKDDTSPLDKDCDCYTCRNYSRAYLHHLDRCNEILGARLNTIHNLRHYQRLMAGLRQAIEQGKLELFVTDFYGRIGKPVPPLTAQ, from the coding sequence GTGAAGTACGAATTACAAGCAACTGATGGCCGCGCCCGCCGCGGCCGCCTGATTTTTGAGCGCGGCGTGGTGGAAACCCCGGCCTTTATGCCGGTCGGCACCTACGGCACGGTAAAAGGCATGACGCCGGAAGAAGTGAAAGAGACCGGCGCGCAGATCCTGCTGGGCAATACCTTCCACCTGTGGCTGCGCCCAGGGCAGGAGATCATGAAACTGCATGGCGATCTGCATGATTTCATGCAGTGGCACGGTCCGATCCTGACCGACTCCGGCGGTTTCCAGGTGTTCAGCCTGGGGGCGATGCGCAAAATTAAAGAGGAGGGCGTTTATTTCCGTAATCCGATTAACGGCGATAAAGTGTTCCTCAGCCCGGAAAAATCGATGGAAATCCAGTATGACCTGGGTTCCGACATCGTCATGATCTTCGACGAGTGCACGCCGTATCCGGCCGACTGGGACTACGCCAAAAGCTCGATGGAAATGTCGCTGCGCTGGGCGCAGCGCAGCCGTCAACGTTTTGACGAACTGAATAATAAAAACGCCTTATTCGGCATTATTCAGGGCGGCGTTTACGAAGATTTACGAGATGTTTCAGTAAAAGGGCTGGTGGATATCGGCTTTGATGGTTACGCTGTTGGCGGCTTGGCGGTAGGCGAGCCAAAAGAGGATATGCATCGTATTCTCGAACATGTTTGCCCGCAAATTCCGGAAGATAAGCCACGCTACCTGATGGGCGTCGGCAAACCGGAAGATCTGGTTGAAGGCGTGCGTCGCGGTATCGATATGTTCGACTGCGTGATGCCAACGCGTAATGCCCGTAACGGCCACTTGTTCGTGACTGACGGTGTGGTAAAAATCCGTAATGCCAAGCACAAGGATGATACTTCTCCGCTGGATAAAGACTGTGATTGCTACACGTGTCGCAATTACAGCCGCGCCTACTTGCATCATCTCGATCGTTGCAACGAAATACTGGGTGCCCGATTGAATACCATTCATAACCTGCGCCACTACCAACGCCTGATGGCGGGTTTACGCCAGGCTATTGAACAGGGTAAATTAGAGCTGTTTGTTACGGATTTCTACGGTCGGATCGGCAAACCGGTTCCACCTTTAACTGCCCAATAG